In Natronococcus sp. AD-5, the genomic window GATAGCGACGGTTCCGACGTTCAACTCTTCGCACGCTCGCATCACGCGAACGGCGATCTCCCCGCGGTTCGCCACGAGAACCTTCCTGAACATTCCTGTTGAAATCGTCATCGGGCGGCTACCTTACTTTTTCGCAACGGTTCCGTCGACTGGCGGGTAAACTCGGGTTGACGGGCGGTGCCGAGACGGCGGTCGCCGCGTTAGCCGCCGATTTCCGCGGCGATCTCCTCCAGCGCGTCGTCGCCGTTCGTCGAGGGAGGGAGACCGCGGCCGCAACTTCCGGGTTAACGAGCCCGCCGCTGCCGTCGGTTCGCGACTCGAGAGCGCCGAACGCGCTCGTGGTTCAGAACCGATCCGTCCGTCCCGCGGCGGTCCACGGATCCGTCGGCGCGTCGCGCGGGATGCGGACGTGGCGCTGCTGCTGTTCGCGGATCCGGCCGCTGAAGGCCCACCGGCGGTCGTCCCAGGTCTCCTCGTCGTCGGCTTCCGCGGCTGCCGCCAGCGCCTGATCGTGGAGGTGTGCGCCGATGGCGGCGACGATCGCCGCCGCCTCCTCGGAGTCGGCGTCGTCCGGGATGTCGAGGGCGACCCCCGGCGGCAGGACGCCGCCGAACGGGTCGCCGTCGGTCGCGTTCGACTGGTGCTGTGCGGTCATCTCAGAGCGGGATGTTGCCGTGTTTCTTGTCCGGGTTCTCCTCGCGCTTCGTCTCGAGCATCTCGAGGTCGGCGATCAGCCGCGGGCGCGTTTCGGTGGGGAGAATGACGTCGTCGAGGAAGCCCTTGTCCGTCGCCGTGTAGGGGTTGGCGAACTCCTCGCGGTACTCCTCGATGAGTTCGTCCCGGAGTTCGTCGGGGTTCTCCGCTTCGGCGAGTTCCTCGCGGTAGAGGATGTTGACCGCGCCCTGCGGCCCCATGACGGCGATCTCGGCGGTCGGCCAGGCGTAGTTGACGTCGGCGCCCAGGTTCTTCGAGGCCATGACGCAGTAGGCGCCGCCGTAGGCCTTGCGCGTGATGACCGTCAGCAGGGGAACGGTCGCCTCCGCGTACGCGTAGAGTAACTTGGCGCCGTGGCGGATGATCCCGCGGTGTTCCTGGTCCGTTCCGGGCATGTAGCCGGGGACGTCGACGAAGGTCACGATCGGGATGTTAAAGGAGTCGCAAAAGCGGACGAACCGCGAGCCCTTCATCGAGGCGTCGACGGTGAGCGTGCCGGCGTTGACCCGCGGCTGGTTTGCGACGAGACCCACCGAGCGGCCGTCGAGGCGCCCGAAGCCGACGACGACGTTCTGCGCGAAGTTCTCGGCGACCTCGAAGAACGAACCCTCGTCGACGATCGAGTCGATGACGTTGGTCATGTCGTACGGTTTCTGCGGGCTGTCGGGGACGATCGACTCGAGCGCCTCGTCGCGCCGATCCGGATCGTCCCAGGGGTCGACCCGCGGCGGGTCCTCGACGTTGTTCTGCGGGAGGTACGAGAGCAGGCGCTTGATGTCGTCCAGGGCCTGTTCCTCGTTCTCGCAGACGAACTCGGCGACGCCGGTCTTGTTGGCGTGGGTCATCGCGCCGCCGAGTTCCTCGTGCGTGACGTCTTCACCGGTGACCGTCTTGGTGACGCCGGGGCCGGTGATGTACATGTGGCTCGTGTCCTTCACCATGAAGATGAAATCGGTGATCGACGGCGAGTAGACGGCGCCGCCGGCACAGGGTCCCATGATCGAGGAGATCTGGGGGACGACGCCGCTGGCTTCCTGATTGCGCCGGAAGATCTCGGTGAAGCCGGCGAGGCTCTTGACGCCCTCCTGGATGCGCGCGCCGGCGGAGTCGTTGAGGCCGACGACGGGGGCGCCGACCTCCATCGCCATGTCCATCACCTTGCAGATCTTCTCGGCGAAGACCTCGCCCAGCGAGCCGCCGAAGACGGTGAAGTCGTGGGCGAAGACGAAGACCGTTCGACCGTTGACCTCGCCGTAGCCCGTGATGACGCCGTCGCCCGGGATCTGCTTTTCCTCCATCCCGAACTGGCTCGTCTGGTGGGTTCGGAGCTGATCGAACTCCGTGAACGTCCCGTCGTCGAGGAAGTAGTCGATCCGCTCGCGGGCGGTCATCTTCCCCTTGTCATGTTGTTTCTCGATTCGGGCCTCACCACCGCCCATCCGGGCTTCTTCCCGGAGTTCCTCGAGTTCCTCGATGCGATCCTCCATCGTCATGCCGGAAACACCTCCATCGGTTGCATACGGCGTTGTGTGACGACCAACAGGAAAAGAATTCCGTAACCCGCTACAATTGATCAGTAACAAACGGGCATCAACCGTAGCGTGAAGGACGTGCCCGAGCGAGGGGAAGTTGGGTGAGAAGCAATGCTCGACCGTTGTCCGGGCAGCGGTCGACTGTGAGTACGAGCACGAGACCTCGGGAAATCGCTCGTCGAAGTCTGGTTCGTGATCTCCGAATACCGAATCAGACGCTTCTGACACCGATTTCCCTACTATAGCGAAACTGACTCAACCAGATCACAGCTGACAGCCTTCGCAACTCTCCACAATGCTACGATCTCACCTTGATACCGTGGAGTTCGGGCCCGGTCAGAAGAGAGCGGGACCGCCCAGCGTGACGATCAGGTCGCGGGCGGAGATCAGCAACACCAGACCGACGACGAGGAGGATGACCGTCCGGATGTACCAGACCCAGGTAGTCGGAATCGTGCCGTTCGCGTCACTCTTTAGTCCTTTCGCCAGTTCGTCCGCCGAGTTGGGGTACACCCACCCGACGAAGATCACGAGGAGGAACACGCCGAGGGGTAACAGCAACTGCCCGGTGATGCCGTCGATGAGTTCCAAGAAGTCCAGGGACATCGCCGACGGAACGCCGAGAACGAACGCGATGGCCGCGATACCGAAGGTAGCTAGCTTGCGATCGATTCCGTAGTTGTCGATGAGGAACGAGACGACGACTTCGAGAATGCTGATCGCGCTCGAGAGCGCGCCGATCAACACGACGCCGAAGAACAGGAAGCCGACGATCCGACTCCCCGGAATCTCGGCGATCGCGCCGCCGACACCGATGAACAGTTCGCCGGCACCACCTTCGCCCGGCGTCGCGCCGATGGAGAAAAGCACCGGGAAGATGATTAGTCCGGCCATGATCGCGATGCTCGTGTCCAGCGCGGCGATCCAGGCGCTGTCCTCAGCGAGGTTGCGGTCCTCGCCGAGGTAGGAGGCGTACGTGATCATCACGCCCATTCCCAGCGACAGCGTGAAGAACGCCTGGCCGGCGGCCGCGGGCAGGATCGACTGCCACTGATCGGCGATCACTGCCGTATCGAGCGAGAAGTAGTACTCGTACCCCTGAGAGGCGCCCTCGAGCGTGAACGCGTAGGCGATCAGCGCGAGGAAAATGACGATCAGGCTCGGGATCATGAGCTTTACCGAAAGTTCGATTCCGCGCTGGATCCCGAGCGCGACGATTATCGCCGTCGTCAAGAGGAAGATCGCGTGCAAGACCACGGTCGTCGGCCCTTCGGCTACAGCCAAGAAGTACCCTTCCGGATCCGCGAAGTACGACCCGGTGAGGCTCGCGCCCGTGTATCGGAGGACCCAACCGGCTGCGACAGAATAGTAGGATAAGATGGCGAATCCGGTAACTACGAACAGTGCCCCTAAGATTCGCCAGTTTCCGTACCCCAGCCGCTCGAACGCGTTGAACGGGTTACGCTCGGATCGGCGCCCGACGACGAACTCGACCAGAATCACGGGGATCCCGATCAGGAGAACGAATAGCAGGTAAATTGCTAGGAAGGCGGAACCCCCCTCTTGGCCGGCCTGGAAGGGGAACCGCCAGATGTTCCCGAGACCGACGGCACTTCCTACAGCTGCTAAAATAAATCCGATTCGTGTAGCCCAATTTTCACGGGCGTTGGCACTTGTTGCCATATCCACCTGACGATTCTTTCCTTACCTTATAAAGATTGATGAATATCAGAGATCTATACCGCGATTACGGCCGAATGTCGTTTACGGTTGCACGCCCTACCGGCCGAACGGAATTATTCGTTCGACGATATGTTTCCTGGCTCCACGGTCGGCGAGACGCCAAACCGCTAACGAGTCACTACTGAGTCGGTATCCATAACCACCTCAGGGACGGTCACGCCTCGTCGCAGACCGGCACCGCCGCACGCTAATCACCGCGGATCGCCGTCGACGAACTCGAGAAGGGGATCGGCGATCTCAACGGCCTCGGCCGGGTGCGGATTTCGGCGATCCACGTCCCGATCGTCATCGTGCTGGTCGTCACGCTGTATCTCGCCATCGTCGGGTACATCGACTTCCTCACCGGAGCGTTCGCGGAGTGGACGAACGCGAACCTGTAACGGACGCAACTTCGGTTTCGTTTTTTGTACCACCGATCGACGTCCCGCAGTGTTGCCGGCACGGTGCCCCTCGGCGAACTGCAAGTGTGTCGCTACCGATATTCCGCCGAGACCGGGCGAAGGGAACGGTCTCATCTGGTCGTCGAAACGACGAGTAGCCGAGCGGCTCGCTTCCGTTCGGACGCGAACCGCGGTAAGCGACGTACTTTCTTTCCTCGATTGAGGTATGTTATCATCACATAAACTCTTTATATGGTTGGGTGAGACCATATGGCATGGGTCGGGAATTCAATCGACGCAGGGTGCTCAGTGGGATCGGTGTTGCCGGAACGCTCGGTCTCGCCGGCTGTATCGGAGACGAAGGTCAAATCGAAGAGGGGGGACCTGACGTTCTGAACATCATCGGCTATCCGGAAAGCGGCATTCAGATCTTCCGAGATTACTACTCGGAGTTCGGTGCCGGTACGGCCGACATTATCGTTCCGGACGGGCTGCTCGACGATGCGTTACCGGGCGAGGTCGGCGAGGACATGGGCGACGTCACCGGGACCGCACCGTCCTCGGCGGGCCCCAACGAGCAAGCGTTCGACGAGATGTACCAGGACGAGTACGGCGAGTCGGCCGGCGTGTTCAACTCGCACACGTTCGACGCCGTCGCGGTGATGGTCCTCGCGAACATCGCCGCGGGCGACAACGACGGCGAGGCGATCCGGGATCAAGTTCGCAACATCACCAATCCGGACGAAGGCGACGAGTACGGACCGGACGAGTTGCAGGAAGCCGCCGAAGCGGTCGCCGACGGCGAGCCGATCAACTACCAGGGCGCCTCGAGCGCGGTCGACTTCGACGACGTCGGCGATCCCGCCGAGGCCGCCTACGACATCTGGAACTTCACCGAGGACGGAACCGAGACGCAAGATACCATCAACTTCGAGGGCGAAGGCCCCGGCGGCGACGCGGCCGACGAGATCCCCGGCGGAACGGATCGCGACCAAGTGAGCGTCGCCATCCTCCTGCCGCAGACGGGCGACCTCGGGGAACTCGGCAGCCTGATGATCCAGGCCGGCGAACTCGCAGCTCAGGAGTTCCAGGGTGCCTTCGAGATCGACCTGCGGATCGAAGACACCGCGACCGACGAAGATACGACCTTGAGCTCGGCGGAGTCGCTCATCGACGCCGGCTATCCCGCGATCGTCGGAGCGGCGTCGTCCGGTAACTCCGTTCCGCTCAGCGGGCTTAGCAGCGACTCCGGCATCGTCCAGTGCTCGCCGGCGAGCACCGCGCTGAGCCTCTCCGAGATCGATGACGACGGCTACTTCTTCCGGACCGCGCCCAGCGACCTCCTGCAGGGCCAGGTGATGGCGGACGTCGCCGCCGGTCGACTCGAGGCCGAAACTACGTCGACGCTGTACGTCAACAACGACTACGGCCAGCAGCTCTCCGAACGGTACGCGGAGATGTTCCAAGACGAGCAGGACGGCGAGGTCATCAACCAGGTCTCGTTCGAACCGGAACAGGGATCGTACACGAGCGAACTCGAGTCGGCGCTGGCCGGCGACTGATCGGCCGCGCCGACGATTTTGCGGCTACGACGGGATCTCGAGCGGTGCCTCTCTCGATGGACCTGTTCGACGACCGGAGAACGGGATTCGGAACGGGACGCGCTCGCGAGTTCCGTCATCGAAGGACGGCGTCGAAGACGATCGAAACCGCGAGCGGCGACGGGTTAACCGCCGAGGAACTGCTGTCGGACCTCGTCGTCTCCCAACAGCGCCTCGCCCGTATTCTCGTAGCGGTTCCTTCCCTGGACGAGGACGTAGCCGCGGTCACACCGGCGCAGCGCCTCCTTAGCGTTCTGCTCGACGACCAGGACCGCGGTGCCGTTTTCGTTGATCGCGTCGACGTGATCGAACATTTCGTCGACGAGGTCGGGCGCGAGCCCCGCGCTCGGCTCGTCGAGCAACAGCAGATCCGGATCGAGCATCAGCGCCCGTCCCATCGCGACCATCTGTTGCTGTCCGCCGCTCATCGTCCCGGCCTTCTGGTCGCTGCGCTCTCGAAGGACGGGGAAGTGGTCGAAGACCGTCTCGAGCGCCTCCTCGGGCACTTCGTCGAGGATGTACGCGCCCATCTCGAGGTTCTCTCGTACCGTCAGCGACGGAAAGACGTTGTCGTTCTGGGGAACGTATCCGATCCCCTCGTGGATGACCTCTTCGGGGGGGCTGTCGGTGATGTCTCGGCTCTGGAACTCGACCGAACCACCCATGTAGGTCGTCAGCCCGAAGACGGACTTCATGGCCGTCGACTTCCCCGCCCCGTTCGGACCAACGATCACGACGTACTCCTCCTCGCCGACGTCGAGGTCGACGTCGTGGAGGATCTGCAGGTCGCCGTAGCCCGCGTCGAGGTCGTGAACTTCGAGCATCGACATCTACACCTCACCCCCGAGGTAGGCCTCGATGACCTGCTTGTTCGAAGTGATCTCCGCCGGTCTCCCCTCCGCGAGGACCGAACCTTGGTGCATCACGATGATGTGTTCGCAGTTTTCCATAATGACGTCCATATCGTGTTCGACGATCAGGAAGGTGTAGCCCTCCTCGCGCAGGCCGTGGACGTGTTCGAGGAGTTTCTTTTCGAGCGTCGGATTGACGCCCGCGAACGGCTCGTCGAGCAGCAGCATCTCCGGGTCGGTCATCAACGCCCGGGCCATCTCTAAGAGCTTGCGCTGCCCGCCGGAGAGGGTTCCGGCTTTCACCTCGGCGAGGTGTTCGATCTCGAAGAACTCGAGGGTATCCCACACCCGTTCCAGAAGCTCGCGTTCTTGTCGTTCGATCTCCCGCCTGA contains:
- a CDS encoding acyl-CoA carboxylase subunit beta, whose protein sequence is MEDRIEELEELREEARMGGGEARIEKQHDKGKMTARERIDYFLDDGTFTEFDQLRTHQTSQFGMEEKQIPGDGVITGYGEVNGRTVFVFAHDFTVFGGSLGEVFAEKICKVMDMAMEVGAPVVGLNDSAGARIQEGVKSLAGFTEIFRRNQEASGVVPQISSIMGPCAGGAVYSPSITDFIFMVKDTSHMYITGPGVTKTVTGEDVTHEELGGAMTHANKTGVAEFVCENEEQALDDIKRLLSYLPQNNVEDPPRVDPWDDPDRRDEALESIVPDSPQKPYDMTNVIDSIVDEGSFFEVAENFAQNVVVGFGRLDGRSVGLVANQPRVNAGTLTVDASMKGSRFVRFCDSFNIPIVTFVDVPGYMPGTDQEHRGIIRHGAKLLYAYAEATVPLLTVITRKAYGGAYCVMASKNLGADVNYAWPTAEIAVMGPQGAVNILYREELAEAENPDELRDELIEEYREEFANPYTATDKGFLDDVILPTETRPRLIADLEMLETKREENPDKKHGNIPL
- a CDS encoding sodium-dependent transporter, which encodes MATSANARENWATRIGFILAAVGSAVGLGNIWRFPFQAGQEGGSAFLAIYLLFVLLIGIPVILVEFVVGRRSERNPFNAFERLGYGNWRILGALFVVTGFAILSYYSVAAGWVLRYTGASLTGSYFADPEGYFLAVAEGPTTVVLHAIFLLTTAIIVALGIQRGIELSVKLMIPSLIVIFLALIAYAFTLEGASQGYEYYFSLDTAVIADQWQSILPAAAGQAFFTLSLGMGVMITYASYLGEDRNLAEDSAWIAALDTSIAIMAGLIIFPVLFSIGATPGEGGAGELFIGVGGAIAEIPGSRIVGFLFFGVVLIGALSSAISILEVVVSFLIDNYGIDRKLATFGIAAIAFVLGVPSAMSLDFLELIDGITGQLLLPLGVFLLVIFVGWVYPNSADELAKGLKSDANGTIPTTWVWYIRTVILLVVGLVLLISARDLIVTLGGPALF
- a CDS encoding ABC transporter substrate-binding protein, which translates into the protein MGREFNRRRVLSGIGVAGTLGLAGCIGDEGQIEEGGPDVLNIIGYPESGIQIFRDYYSEFGAGTADIIVPDGLLDDALPGEVGEDMGDVTGTAPSSAGPNEQAFDEMYQDEYGESAGVFNSHTFDAVAVMVLANIAAGDNDGEAIRDQVRNITNPDEGDEYGPDELQEAAEAVADGEPINYQGASSAVDFDDVGDPAEAAYDIWNFTEDGTETQDTINFEGEGPGGDAADEIPGGTDRDQVSVAILLPQTGDLGELGSLMIQAGELAAQEFQGAFEIDLRIEDTATDEDTTLSSAESLIDAGYPAIVGAASSGNSVPLSGLSSDSGIVQCSPASTALSLSEIDDDGYFFRTAPSDLLQGQVMADVAAGRLEAETTSTLYVNNDYGQQLSERYAEMFQDEQDGEVINQVSFEPEQGSYTSELESALAGD
- a CDS encoding ABC transporter ATP-binding protein, producing MSMLEVHDLDAGYGDLQILHDVDLDVGEEEYVVIVGPNGAGKSTAMKSVFGLTTYMGGSVEFQSRDITDSPPEEVIHEGIGYVPQNDNVFPSLTVRENLEMGAYILDEVPEEALETVFDHFPVLRERSDQKAGTMSGGQQQMVAMGRALMLDPDLLLLDEPSAGLAPDLVDEMFDHVDAINENGTAVLVVEQNAKEALRRCDRGYVLVQGRNRYENTGEALLGDDEVRQQFLGG